DNA from Prunus persica cultivar Lovell chromosome G6, Prunus_persica_NCBIv2, whole genome shotgun sequence:
ccacatttaaaaaaaaaaccatatatgAATTGAATTtagaaacacacacaaaactcatttacaacataacaaaaagacttTTAAGTTCttgtaaattacaaaactgtcgtcgattttttaaaacaagcccatcgattttttttgctttgtttatagaaattaaatggtataaggtttatctatatcattagtgctaagaatgggtatataactaaatatatctttttctttttcctatcgTTTTGACCTTTTAAATGAGATTATTGCTGGACATGAAGGACAATTTCATGTAATTATTTGGGTACAAAATTTGATTCTTGACAATGGTCAAACTTTTGAATATCTTTTTCTAACTAGATTCATTTATTCATAAAGATGCTACTAATTCCTTATTACGATATATCCTTTTTGTAGGTACAATTGCGCCGAAGGAAGTGAAAGAATAAATCAACCCAAAGGAAGTGCCTGAAGCCCATTGGTTAATTTGAACAATTGTGTGTCAAATTTGTTCCCACAGTTTGACCCATTGGTTATAAGAGACTAAATCCGACTTAGCGGCTCTACTCACACATGCGCCATTATACATATTACGTGTTTGAATATAACAGTTGAGTTTTGGGGGGAGACAAAAACTCATTCAAATATGGAAGTTTTCATTTCCCTTTGTACCATGACATTCTACGTAGTTGCCCCCTCAAACCCATTCAATGCCCATCTGTGTTTTGTTCTCATTTGCAGCACGTACTTCCTCCTCTATATAAAGGCCATGAAGCATGCCAGCCAGAGCCAACTTATACTTATCAAGATTattaccaacaaaaaaaacctcaagttATGGCAATGCAATTACGATCTTTTCTCTTAGGCGTGCTGCTACTAATTGGCTTTGCATTCACAAATAGCAAAGCAGATATTAGAGCTCCACCCACGCATTTTGACACCGCTTCTCTCAATAGGAGCAGTTTTCCAGAAGGGTTCATATTTGGCGTAGGTTCTGGATCTTACCAAGTAAgtcctttcttcttctaggCTTTAATTTAATTCGTGTTCTGATTGGTtaggtttttctttcaaattcagACCAAGCATCGATCCTTGCAAGAATATTGACATCTTCTTCATTGTGTCTCTTGTGTATTTCAGTATGAAGGTGCTGCAAACGAAGGTGGTAGAGGACCAAGCATTTGGGATGCCTTCACCCGCAAATATCCAGGTCTGTCCAATCAAATCATGAATTagttaaaataacaaaatggtATTACTTTTACTCTTATGCtctaaatatttaattaaattttcaatgATTTATTGCAGAAAAGATTAATGATAGCAGTAATGGAGATATCGCTGTTGATCAGTATCACCGCTATAAGGTTCATGACCATTGCacatattaaattttgaagCATGAAGAAAATTCTGGATATTGAAGATAAGCTCCCAATAATGTTTAGCACTTTCTCATGAAatcattttttgttatgcACTGTAGGAAGATGTGGGGATTATGAAGAATATGGGGTGGGATGCTTATAGATTCTCTATCTCATGGTCAAGATTATTACCAAGTAAGTTCATCCACATCCTCACATTTGGTTGTGACCAATCGTCATATAAAGTTCAGTTTAAATTGTATCAGTGCACTTATTTCgttattttctggttttgttttaattattagatGGAAAGTTAAGTGGAGGAGTGAACAAGGAAGGAATCAAATATTACAACAATCTCATCAATGAGCTCTTACGCAATGGTGAGTCATCCCACCTCACACGGTCAATAATTTATACAATAACAGCTTCATGCACTCATAAAAAAACTCGTTTTATCAAACTTATAACTCGCTTTTATTGATCATGTTATTTATAGGTCTAACGTCATTTGTGACACTCTTCCATTGGGACCTTCCCTAAACTTTAGAAGACGAATATGGTGGTTTCTTAAGCCCTCATATTGTGTAAGTGAAGAAATTTGTCCTCTGAATcgtattaataatttaattaataaatacaatTATGACATTCACATTCTGAAATGTGTATATACAGCAATCATTTTCAAGATTACGCAGAACTTTGTTATAAGGAATTTGGTGATCGAGTAAAGCATTGGAGCACACTGAATGAGCCATATACCTTTAGTAACTTTGGTTATGCAATCGGTTCTCATGCGCCGGGACGATGCTCCACTTGGCAGCAGCTAAACTGCACCGGGGGAGATTCATCTACTGAACCATATTTGGTAACACACCACCTGCTCCTTGCTCATACAGCTGCCgtaaaattatacaaaaataaataccaGGTACAATTCAttagttattttatttgtcaTAATATTGGATTCTAAGTTGCAACAAGAGAGAAACTGCTTCACTTTTTTGTGActctaaaacaaacaaactataTGTTCTTGTGCAGGCATTTCAAAATGGAGTGATAACGGTGAATTCCTAACTCtgatttttttccatttgcaaATATTTGTAGGTGTATTCATCCCACCTGACGTTTTATTCGCCTTAACATTTTGGTCGGGACTGTATATGACTGATTTGGtggtattaatttgtttttagatGGACTTGCTTATTGTCGTCATTTGTAGGGGATACTTTGTCATTTATGAACAAGTCTGTACAGTCGGTAAAATGAGTTAATGGGGAACTTGCTACTAAGCTATTATTCATATGGCAGCACCttcaatattaatatagtATAGAATTGTGATGA
Protein-coding regions in this window:
- the LOC18773659 gene encoding non-cyanogenic beta-glucosidase, which translates into the protein MAMQLRSFLLGVLLLIGFAFTNSKADIRAPPTHFDTASLNRSSFPEGFIFGVGSGSYQYEGAANEGGRGPSIWDAFTRKYPEKINDSSNGDIAVDQYHRYKEDVGIMKNMGWDAYRFSISWSRLLPSKFIHILTFGCDQSSYKVQFKLYQCTYFVIFWFCFNY